A window from Halomicrobium urmianum encodes these proteins:
- a CDS encoding ABC transporter ATP-binding protein, with protein MQRNDVTPPAEFDAVETAVEDPTATVLELDGVTKEYGPEAAVEELDLSVRDGELLTLLGPSGCGKTTTLRMIAGLERPSGGTVTIAGDRVADDEAYRKPEERDVGIVFQDFALFPHLSVEENVAFGLTDRDEDATEERVDEMLDLVGLQNHREKMPSQLSGGQQQRVALARSLAPEPDVLLLDEPFSNLDVRLRVEMREEVRRILKRAGVTAVSVTHDQEEALSISDRVAIMNDGTIEQVGDPAEVFENPESRFVASFLGQASFLSARVADDAIETAIGSYDTDLLNGPIEAYDGARLDVLVRPDDLRAVPTSEPKADGYVTHRQYNGPSFVYRIALHSGDEVHCLHNHSETFEAGEPVEIDLRADHSLAWYPAE; from the coding sequence ATGCAACGTAACGACGTGACCCCGCCGGCCGAGTTCGACGCCGTCGAGACGGCCGTCGAGGACCCCACCGCGACGGTGCTGGAACTGGACGGCGTGACCAAGGAGTACGGCCCCGAGGCGGCCGTCGAGGAGCTCGATCTGTCCGTCCGCGACGGCGAACTCCTGACGTTGCTCGGGCCGTCGGGCTGTGGCAAGACCACCACGCTCCGAATGATCGCCGGCCTCGAACGGCCGTCCGGCGGCACCGTCACCATCGCCGGCGACCGGGTCGCCGACGACGAGGCGTACCGCAAGCCGGAGGAGCGCGACGTCGGCATCGTCTTCCAGGACTTCGCTCTCTTCCCGCACCTCTCCGTCGAGGAGAACGTCGCCTTCGGGCTGACGGACCGCGACGAGGACGCCACCGAGGAGCGCGTCGACGAGATGCTCGACCTCGTCGGTCTCCAGAACCACCGCGAGAAGATGCCCAGCCAGCTCTCGGGCGGCCAGCAGCAGCGCGTCGCCCTGGCGCGCTCGCTGGCGCCCGAGCCCGACGTCCTGCTGCTCGACGAGCCCTTCTCGAACCTGGACGTCCGCCTCCGCGTGGAGATGCGCGAGGAGGTCCGGCGCATCCTCAAGCGGGCCGGCGTCACCGCCGTCTCCGTCACCCACGACCAGGAGGAGGCGCTCTCGATTTCGGACCGGGTCGCCATCATGAACGACGGGACCATCGAGCAGGTCGGCGACCCCGCCGAGGTGTTCGAGAACCCCGAGTCCCGCTTCGTCGCCTCCTTCCTCGGCCAGGCGAGCTTCCTCTCGGCGCGGGTCGCAGACGATGCCATCGAAACCGCCATCGGCTCCTACGACACCGACCTCCTGAACGGCCCGATCGAGGCGTACGACGGCGCGCGCCTCGACGTGCTCGTCCGGCCGGACGACCTCCGGGCCGTCCCGACCAGCGAGCCCAAGGCCGACGGCTACGTCACCCACCGCCAGTACAACGGCCCCTCCTTCGTCTACCGGATCGCCCTCCACAGCGGCGACGAGGTCCACTGCCTCCACAACCACTCCGAGACCTTCGAGGCCGGCGAGCCCGTCGAGATCGACCTCCGGGCCGACCACTCGCTGGCCTGGTACCCCGCCGAATGA
- a CDS encoding ABC transporter permease: MATDELDRVREQVGGKTTDSRVSRPLAAVGFGIALLVLSPLAWLVLRAAAIEPSQAIDLLTLPTTIDVTLNSLALVAGVTGASVVLGVPLAILTVQTDLPFRRFWTVTSALPLVIPSYIGAFAFVSAFGPHGLLADLIGVELPPIYGLHGTVFVLTLFTYPYVFLTTRAALLSFDGTVVEAARSLNHTRWEAFKRVTLPQITPGIAAGALLVALYALSDFGTPAIMKYDVFTRMIYNEFRGSRLDYAAVLSFLLLAMALAVLAVESRINAGRDGAYVSRGARRPGEIKLGKWKAPALLFCALVATLCLLLPVGILLLWLVRGGEGYAAGGFTFEMVYAWNSVSLAAAAAAVCAVAALPLAYLSARSDSRIGSLPDRMSYVGYAVPGVVLGLALVYLGLRYVPFLYQSVVLLGFAYVVRFLPQAVGTTKSSLLQVDPSYVEAARSLGYPPLSAFRRVVLPLVAPGIVAGGALVFLTTMKELPATLMLRPTGFETFVTYIWLVRDAGYYGQAAVPALVLVAVSGLSMLVILGREKYDAT; this comes from the coding sequence ATGGCGACCGACGAACTCGACCGCGTCCGCGAGCAGGTCGGCGGGAAGACGACCGACAGCCGCGTCTCACGCCCGCTGGCCGCGGTCGGGTTCGGGATCGCGCTGCTCGTGCTCTCGCCGCTGGCGTGGCTCGTCCTGCGCGCCGCCGCCATCGAGCCGTCGCAGGCGATCGACTTGCTGACGCTCCCGACCACGATCGACGTCACGCTCAACTCGCTGGCGCTGGTCGCGGGCGTCACCGGCGCCTCGGTGGTGCTGGGCGTCCCGCTAGCCATCCTGACCGTCCAGACCGACCTTCCCTTTCGCCGGTTCTGGACGGTCACCAGCGCCCTGCCGCTCGTGATACCCAGCTACATCGGCGCGTTCGCCTTCGTCTCCGCGTTCGGCCCCCACGGCCTGCTCGCCGACCTCATCGGGGTCGAACTGCCGCCCATCTACGGGCTCCACGGCACCGTCTTCGTCCTGACGCTGTTCACCTACCCGTACGTCTTCCTGACGACGCGAGCGGCGCTGCTGTCGTTCGACGGGACCGTCGTCGAGGCGGCCCGGTCGCTGAACCACACGCGCTGGGAGGCGTTCAAGCGCGTGACGCTCCCGCAGATCACGCCGGGCATCGCCGCGGGCGCCCTGCTGGTCGCGCTGTACGCGCTGTCGGATTTCGGCACGCCCGCGATCATGAAGTACGACGTGTTCACCCGGATGATCTACAACGAGTTCAGGGGGAGTCGACTCGACTACGCCGCCGTCCTCTCGTTCCTCTTGCTCGCGATGGCGCTGGCCGTCCTCGCCGTCGAGTCCCGCATCAACGCCGGGCGCGACGGCGCCTACGTCAGCCGCGGGGCGCGCCGGCCCGGGGAGATCAAGCTCGGGAAGTGGAAGGCCCCCGCCCTGCTGTTCTGCGCGCTCGTCGCCACGCTCTGTCTCCTCCTCCCGGTCGGCATCCTCCTGCTGTGGCTGGTCCGGGGCGGCGAGGGCTACGCCGCCGGCGGATTCACGTTCGAGATGGTCTACGCCTGGAACTCCGTCTCGCTGGCGGCCGCGGCCGCCGCCGTCTGCGCGGTCGCCGCACTCCCGCTGGCGTACCTCTCGGCGCGCTCCGACTCCCGAATCGGATCGCTGCCCGACCGCATGAGCTACGTCGGCTACGCCGTCCCGGGCGTCGTGCTCGGACTGGCGCTGGTCTACCTCGGTCTGCGGTACGTCCCCTTCCTCTACCAGAGCGTGGTCCTGCTGGGGTTCGCCTACGTCGTCCGCTTCCTGCCCCAGGCCGTCGGGACGACCAAGTCCTCCCTGCTACAGGTCGACCCCAGCTACGTCGAGGCCGCGCGGTCGCTGGGTTACCCGCCGCTGTCGGCGTTCCGCCGGGTGGTCCTGCCGCTGGTCGCCCCCGGCATCGTCGCCGGCGGGGCGCTGGTCTTCCTGACGACGATGAAGGAGCTCCCGGCCACGCTGATGCTCAGACCGACCGGTTTCGAAACGTTCGTAACGTACATCTGGCTAGTTCGGGACGCAGGTTACTACGGGCAGGCGGCGGTTCCGGCGCTGGTGCTCGTCGCCGTCTCCGGACTCTCGATGCTCGTGATCCTCGGACGTGAAAAATACGATGCAACGTAA
- a CDS encoding alpha-1 4-glucan-protein synthase: MADICVIVPTVREWDCVEAYVENARDHGFDTDRLHFVLVTEDFCDTDGMERMLADLDVTGEVFDGSRREAWFAEHGVAEYDHLIPEASHAQTSFGLLYLWANDFEYGVFVDDDTLPHEDVDFFGTHMANLAFEGEVEQVSASERWVNVLYQSDHDLYPRGYPYAAMDETVETERVRVDDVVASQGLWTNVPDLDAVRILMDGDLQGQARTRTTADDYDRDFVAAPGQYLTVCSMNLAFRREVVPAFYQLPMDDNEWDVGRFDDIWSGVFLKRACDVLGKQIYNGDPLCEHNKAPRSTFSDLTNEVHGLELNEHVWEVIDRVGPEVRRDGRAENPSDRVGADASSYAGVFRAMADALATGDFSDWENGAFLNHCGEYMRDWLACLDAIEPGSVAAAPATPADD; encoded by the coding sequence ATGGCAGACATCTGCGTCATCGTCCCCACGGTTCGCGAGTGGGACTGCGTCGAGGCCTACGTCGAGAACGCCCGGGACCACGGGTTCGACACCGACCGCCTCCACTTCGTCCTGGTGACCGAGGACTTCTGTGATACGGACGGTATGGAGCGGATGCTCGCCGATCTGGACGTCACCGGCGAGGTGTTCGACGGTAGTCGGCGCGAAGCGTGGTTCGCCGAGCACGGCGTCGCCGAGTACGACCACCTGATCCCCGAGGCCAGCCACGCCCAGACCTCCTTCGGGCTGCTGTACCTGTGGGCCAACGACTTCGAGTACGGCGTGTTCGTCGACGACGACACGCTCCCCCACGAGGACGTCGACTTCTTCGGCACGCACATGGCCAACCTCGCGTTCGAGGGGGAGGTCGAGCAGGTCAGCGCCAGCGAACGGTGGGTCAACGTGCTCTACCAGTCCGACCACGACCTGTACCCGCGGGGCTACCCCTACGCCGCGATGGACGAGACGGTCGAGACCGAGCGCGTCCGCGTCGACGACGTGGTCGCCTCGCAGGGCCTGTGGACCAACGTCCCCGACCTCGACGCCGTCCGCATCCTGATGGACGGCGACCTGCAGGGACAGGCCCGGACCCGGACGACGGCCGACGACTACGACCGGGACTTCGTCGCCGCGCCCGGCCAGTACCTCACCGTCTGCTCGATGAACCTCGCCTTCCGCCGCGAGGTCGTCCCCGCGTTCTACCAGTTGCCGATGGACGACAACGAGTGGGACGTGGGCCGGTTCGACGACATCTGGAGCGGCGTCTTCCTCAAGCGCGCCTGCGACGTGCTGGGCAAGCAGATCTACAACGGCGACCCGCTCTGTGAGCACAACAAGGCGCCCCGCTCGACGTTCTCGGACCTGACCAACGAGGTCCACGGGCTGGAGCTCAACGAGCACGTCTGGGAAGTGATCGACCGCGTGGGACCGGAGGTCCGACGAGACGGTCGGGCGGAGAACCCGTCCGACAGAGTCGGCGCCGACGCGAGCAGCTACGCCGGGGTCTTCCGGGCGATGGCTGACGCGCTCGCGACCGGCGACTTCTCGGACTGGGAGAACGGCGCCTTCCTCAACCACTGCGGGGAGTACATGCGCGACTGGCTGGCCTGCCTCGACGCCATCGAACCGGGCAGCGTCGCCGCCGCGCCCGCGACGCCCGCGGACGACTAA
- a CDS encoding gluconate 2-dehydrogenase subunit 3 family protein, which translates to MTDHELTRRDALVALGAVGAGALAWDRLEADPDREGFTPAERDTLTALAKTIYPDAVSGIDAFVERYVVGRVADRPDYAAGVHEAIAALDDYADSWADGPFREQDPDARDDLLRRMGVDVADAAPDGTDRERVRYYLVNDLQYALYTTPTGGELVGLENPQGYPGGATSYRQPPE; encoded by the coding sequence ATGACCGATCACGAACTCACCAGGCGCGACGCGCTCGTCGCACTCGGCGCCGTCGGTGCCGGCGCGCTCGCCTGGGACCGACTCGAAGCCGACCCGGACCGCGAGGGCTTCACCCCGGCCGAGCGCGACACGCTGACCGCTCTCGCCAAGACGATCTATCCCGACGCCGTGTCCGGAATCGACGCGTTCGTCGAACGCTACGTCGTCGGCCGCGTCGCCGACCGGCCCGACTACGCCGCCGGCGTGCACGAGGCGATCGCCGCACTCGACGACTACGCCGATTCCTGGGCCGACGGCCCCTTCCGAGAGCAGGATCCGGACGCGCGTGACGACCTGCTCCGCCGGATGGGCGTCGACGTCGCCGACGCCGCTCCCGACGGCACCGACCGCGAGCGCGTCCGCTACTACCTCGTGAACGACCTCCAGTACGCGCTGTACACGACGCCCACCGGGGGCGAGCTGGTCGGACTCGAGAACCCACAGGGCTACCCCGGCGGGGCCACCAGCTATCGACAGCCCCCGGAGTAG
- a CDS encoding beta-ketoacyl-ACP reductase, giving the protein MSESSEGGPPATGSLAGQTCLVTGASRGIGHGIAEDLGAHGAEVVVNYRSSRNEAESVVDAIESAGGAAIAAQTDVSVKAEVEAMRDRVHEAFGPVDVVVNNAGITVDKPFDEMTREDWDAVIDVNLGGVFNVTKTFYDDVCEAQDGRLINISSVVGQQGNYGQANYATTKAGLFGFTRTLALEMASTGSTANCIAPGFVATDMLDEVPKRVQEKILREIPLDRFATIEDVAPIVRFVASQESSYMTGQVLGVNGGMEW; this is encoded by the coding sequence ATGAGCGAGTCAAGCGAGGGCGGCCCCCCGGCGACCGGATCCCTCGCCGGTCAGACCTGTCTGGTGACCGGCGCGTCGCGGGGCATCGGCCACGGAATCGCCGAGGACCTCGGCGCACACGGCGCCGAGGTGGTCGTCAACTACCGTTCCTCCCGGAACGAGGCGGAGTCGGTCGTCGACGCCATCGAGTCCGCAGGCGGGGCGGCGATCGCCGCGCAGACGGACGTCTCCGTCAAAGCGGAGGTCGAGGCGATGCGGGACCGCGTCCACGAGGCCTTCGGCCCGGTGGACGTCGTCGTCAACAACGCCGGGATCACCGTTGACAAGCCCTTCGACGAGATGACGCGCGAGGACTGGGACGCGGTGATCGACGTCAACCTCGGCGGCGTGTTCAACGTCACCAAGACCTTCTACGACGACGTCTGCGAGGCTCAGGACGGCCGACTGATCAACATCTCCTCGGTGGTCGGCCAGCAGGGCAACTACGGCCAGGCCAACTACGCGACGACGAAGGCGGGGCTGTTCGGCTTCACGCGGACGCTGGCCCTCGAGATGGCCAGCACGGGCTCGACGGCCAACTGCATCGCGCCCGGGTTCGTCGCGACGGACATGCTGGACGAGGTCCCTAAGCGAGTCCAGGAGAAGATCCTCCGTGAGATCCCCCTCGATCGGTTCGCGACGATCGAGGACGTCGCCCCGATCGTCCGCTTCGTGGCGAGCCAGGAATCAAGTTACATGACCGGGCAGGTACTGGGCGTCAACGGCGGCATGGAGTGGTAA
- a CDS encoding extracellular solute-binding protein, with protein sequence MDAHDDDDGRTVDSGSRRRFLAASGAAAASSLAGCSGVLTGSSDDGDSGSVGLSDFRGSGPMVEQRGEPDGTSIDELPDLSGSLTVYLGGGEGGLYLTLIELLEQEYADFEVQHQRNSSSDLANTIIEESKAGAVQADAFLAVDAGSLGTVAREGAAASLSDDVLEPVPDAFQDGEGRWVGFAGRARAVPYNTNELSAEDVPSSIQEFPESDALADAMGWGPSYGAFQSMVTAMRLSRGDEATRSWLEAMLDAGVTQYSNEWEVSNAVADGELNAGFANHYYALRVQRDRPDAPIDLAFTENDAGALVNVSGAQLLDGSENVDLAENFFRHLLSAEAQEFFATRTFAYPMIPGVEPVGGLPTIDELNPPDIDLTELADVSGTVDMLRDVGAL encoded by the coding sequence ATGGACGCACACGACGACGATGACGGACGGACCGTCGATTCCGGGTCCCGTCGCCGCTTTCTCGCGGCGTCCGGGGCCGCGGCCGCCTCGTCGCTCGCCGGCTGTTCCGGGGTTCTCACCGGGAGCTCCGACGACGGCGACAGCGGGTCAGTGGGCCTCTCGGACTTCCGGGGCTCCGGCCCGATGGTCGAGCAGCGCGGCGAACCCGACGGGACCAGCATCGACGAACTGCCTGACCTCTCCGGGAGTCTGACGGTCTACCTCGGCGGGGGCGAGGGCGGGCTGTACCTGACGCTGATCGAACTGCTGGAGCAGGAGTACGCCGACTTCGAGGTCCAGCACCAGCGAAACTCCTCCAGCGACCTCGCGAACACGATCATCGAGGAGAGCAAGGCCGGAGCGGTCCAGGCCGACGCCTTCCTCGCCGTCGACGCCGGCTCGCTGGGCACCGTCGCACGGGAGGGCGCCGCGGCGTCGCTGAGCGACGACGTGCTCGAACCCGTGCCCGACGCCTTCCAGGACGGCGAGGGCCGCTGGGTCGGCTTCGCCGGCCGGGCGCGTGCCGTCCCCTACAACACGAACGAGCTCTCGGCCGAGGACGTCCCGAGCTCCATCCAGGAGTTCCCCGAGAGCGACGCCCTGGCCGACGCGATGGGCTGGGGTCCCAGCTACGGGGCCTTCCAGTCGATGGTGACGGCGATGCGGCTCTCCCGCGGCGACGAGGCGACCCGCTCGTGGCTCGAAGCGATGCTGGACGCGGGGGTCACGCAGTACTCCAACGAGTGGGAGGTCTCCAACGCCGTCGCCGACGGCGAACTCAACGCCGGCTTCGCCAACCACTACTACGCGCTGCGCGTCCAGCGCGACCGGCCGGACGCCCCCATCGACCTGGCCTTCACCGAGAACGACGCCGGCGCGCTCGTCAACGTCTCCGGCGCGCAACTGCTCGACGGCAGCGAGAACGTCGACCTCGCGGAGAACTTCTTCCGCCACCTCCTCTCGGCGGAGGCCCAGGAGTTCTTCGCGACGCGGACCTTCGCGTACCCGATGATTCCAGGCGTCGAACCCGTCGGCGGCCTGCCGACCATCGACGAGTTGAACCCGCCAGACATCGACCTCACCGAGCTGGCTGACGTCTCCGGCACGGTGGACATGCTCCGCGACGTGGGCGCGCTCTGA
- a CDS encoding acyl-CoA carboxylase subunit beta, which translates to MSKQDEPDQSAGAQDDGETDPVEELRERRREAELGGGEARIERQHEKGKMTARERIDYLVDDGTFTEVDPFVEHRSTNFGMDEKQFPGDAVVTGYGEVDGRKVFLFAHDFTVLGGSVGEVVADKICKVMDRAIENGVPVIGLNDSGGARIQEGVDSLVGFAKIFERNTKASGLIPQISAIMGPCAGGATYSPALTDFTFMVNDTSHMFITGPDVIQTVTGEQVSKEELGGAQSHSSKSGVAHFAYDSEEEALDNIRRLLSYLPQNNMEDPPAVRSWDDPDRPVPEVADIVPSAPRKPYDMTRVIDEIVDEDSFFEVHENWARNVVVGFARMDGRSVGIVANQPRVSAGTLDIEASEKAARFVRFCDSFNVPICTFVDVPGFMPGTDQEHNGIIRRGAKLIYAYAEATVPLLSVVVRKAYGGAYIVMSSKFLGSDVNYAWPGSEMAVLGPRGAVNILYRDELGKADDTEARRQELMAEFREEFAHPYGPAKRGYLDDIIEPEETRRRLIDDLDLLQRKREDTPPKDHGNIPL; encoded by the coding sequence ATGAGCAAGCAGGACGAACCGGACCAGTCGGCAGGCGCACAGGACGACGGCGAGACCGATCCCGTCGAGGAACTGCGCGAGCGGCGCCGCGAGGCGGAACTGGGCGGCGGCGAGGCCCGCATCGAGCGCCAGCACGAGAAGGGCAAGATGACCGCCCGCGAGCGCATCGACTACCTCGTCGACGACGGCACCTTCACAGAGGTCGATCCCTTCGTCGAGCACCGCTCGACGAACTTCGGGATGGACGAGAAGCAGTTCCCGGGCGACGCCGTCGTCACCGGCTACGGCGAAGTCGACGGGCGCAAGGTGTTCCTCTTCGCCCACGACTTCACGGTCCTGGGCGGGTCGGTCGGCGAGGTCGTCGCCGACAAGATCTGCAAGGTGATGGACCGGGCCATCGAGAACGGCGTGCCAGTCATCGGCCTCAACGACTCCGGCGGCGCGCGCATCCAGGAGGGCGTCGACTCGCTGGTGGGCTTCGCGAAGATCTTCGAGCGCAACACGAAGGCGTCGGGGCTCATCCCCCAGATCTCGGCGATCATGGGCCCCTGCGCCGGCGGCGCGACCTACTCGCCGGCGCTGACGGACTTCACCTTCATGGTGAACGACACGAGCCACATGTTCATCACGGGGCCGGACGTCATCCAGACGGTCACCGGCGAGCAGGTCTCGAAGGAGGAGCTGGGTGGTGCGCAATCGCACTCCTCGAAGTCCGGTGTGGCCCACTTCGCCTACGACAGCGAGGAGGAGGCGCTCGACAACATCCGGCGGCTCCTCTCCTATCTCCCGCAGAACAACATGGAGGACCCGCCGGCGGTCCGGTCGTGGGACGACCCCGACCGGCCGGTGCCGGAGGTCGCCGACATCGTGCCCTCGGCCCCGCGCAAGCCCTACGACATGACGCGGGTGATCGACGAGATCGTCGACGAGGACTCGTTCTTCGAGGTCCATGAGAACTGGGCGCGCAACGTCGTCGTCGGCTTCGCGCGCATGGACGGTCGCTCGGTCGGCATCGTCGCCAACCAGCCCCGCGTCAGCGCCGGGACGCTGGACATCGAGGCCTCCGAGAAGGCCGCCCGCTTCGTGCGCTTCTGCGACTCGTTCAACGTCCCGATCTGCACGTTCGTGGACGTCCCCGGCTTCATGCCCGGGACCGACCAGGAGCACAACGGCATCATCCGCCGGGGCGCGAAGCTGATCTACGCCTACGCCGAGGCAACCGTCCCGCTGCTGTCGGTCGTCGTGCGCAAGGCCTACGGCGGGGCGTACATCGTCATGTCCTCGAAGTTCCTCGGCTCGGACGTCAACTACGCCTGGCCCGGATCGGAGATGGCCGTGCTGGGCCCGCGGGGGGCCGTCAACATCCTCTACCGAGACGAGCTCGGCAAGGCCGACGACACCGAGGCCAGGCGACAGGAACTGATGGCCGAGTTCCGCGAGGAGTTCGCCCACCCCTACGGGCCCGCGAAGCGGGGCTACCTCGACGATATCATCGAGCCCGAGGAGACGCGCAGGCGGCTCATCGACGACCTGGACCTGCTGCAGCGCAAGCGCGAGGACACGCCACCGAAGGACCACGGCAACATCCCCCTGTGA
- a CDS encoding DUF7846 domain-containing protein, translated as MRSAGDLLGSLDRRRSSLHPVRRHRLAVAGLAAVAALLVYAVAHGVFPYHTSNHDEAVYLQQAAMLLDGQLYLSPPVTESFHPWFFVESDAGLYPKYSPVPAAMFAVGKLLGGYRIALALIAAGVVALTARVGSEVFGRRTGYLAAVLLLASPLFLLNASVFLPYVPTTLWNLAFAAAYLHADRTGSRRAAAVAGLAVAAAFFARPYTAVLFAAPFVAHAVWTLRTLDRPVLLRQSLTGAFGLLGVVAALGYNAVVTGDPLLFPYEAFAPRDGLGFGQREILGYERDYTPALALRANAEVLWAYAARWVVAGALGTLAAFLGLAVAARRGLSDRQAVVAGIGLTVPLGNVYFWGNLNVLGDLDAAGDGLISYLGPYYHVDLLVPTALFAAVGLRFAGQWIREAVRSRPLIPPRTAVAALLVGAAVIGAAGVGATAAPLADNYAVTERYETAYEPVEDRSFEHALVFLPTPYGDWLNHPFQALRNDPGYDGDAVYALRDRQFAVVDAFPDRTLYRYTYRGPWAPTAGATVEPHLQEIRHVRGESVYQDVAAGVPDGAELIAVEIAASGQRDSTTVTAPSSFSGTLTVSNGTATLAGPALDDSLSVPVDGRETVETSIFVDYGTGAGFTYRLEHPVDAAGGAVRALTPYAEVCRGADRCGGESAYVPGAHRDGIRVNATIHD; from the coding sequence ATGAGATCCGCCGGCGACCTCCTCGGGTCGCTCGACCGCCGCCGCAGTTCGCTGCATCCCGTTCGCCGCCACCGCCTCGCGGTCGCCGGGCTGGCCGCCGTCGCCGCTCTCCTCGTCTACGCCGTCGCCCACGGCGTCTTTCCGTACCACACCTCTAACCACGACGAGGCCGTCTACCTCCAGCAGGCAGCGATGCTGCTGGACGGGCAGCTGTACCTCAGCCCTCCCGTCACCGAATCGTTCCACCCCTGGTTCTTCGTGGAGAGCGACGCGGGCCTCTACCCCAAGTACTCGCCCGTTCCGGCCGCGATGTTCGCGGTCGGCAAGTTACTGGGCGGGTACCGGATCGCGCTCGCGCTGATCGCGGCCGGCGTCGTCGCGCTCACGGCCCGGGTCGGCAGTGAGGTCTTCGGCCGCCGGACCGGCTACCTGGCCGCCGTTCTGCTGCTCGCCTCTCCGCTCTTCCTCCTGAACGCCTCGGTGTTCCTGCCCTACGTCCCCACGACCCTCTGGAACCTCGCGTTCGCCGCGGCGTACCTCCACGCCGACCGCACCGGGAGCCGACGGGCCGCCGCCGTCGCCGGCCTCGCGGTCGCCGCCGCCTTCTTCGCGCGGCCCTACACGGCCGTCCTCTTCGCGGCCCCGTTCGTCGCGCACGCGGTGTGGACCCTGCGGACCCTCGACCGGCCGGTCCTGCTCCGGCAGAGCCTCACCGGCGCGTTCGGCCTCCTCGGCGTCGTCGCGGCCCTCGGCTACAACGCCGTCGTCACGGGCGACCCGCTGCTCTTCCCCTACGAGGCGTTCGCACCCCGGGACGGACTGGGCTTCGGCCAGCGGGAGATCCTCGGCTACGAGCGCGACTACACACCCGCGCTCGCCCTGCGCGCCAACGCCGAGGTCCTGTGGGCCTACGCCGCCCGCTGGGTCGTCGCGGGCGCCCTCGGCACGCTGGCGGCGTTCCTCGGCCTCGCAGTCGCCGCCCGGCGCGGCCTCTCCGACCGTCAGGCCGTCGTCGCCGGAATCGGCCTCACCGTCCCGCTGGGCAACGTCTACTTCTGGGGCAACCTGAACGTCCTCGGCGACCTCGACGCCGCCGGCGACGGCCTGATCAGCTACCTCGGCCCCTACTACCACGTCGACCTGCTCGTCCCGACGGCGCTGTTCGCCGCCGTCGGTCTCCGGTTCGCCGGCCAGTGGATCCGCGAGGCCGTCCGATCCCGCCCTTTGATACCCCCGCGCACCGCCGTTGCCGCCCTGCTCGTCGGTGCCGCCGTCATCGGTGCCGCCGGGGTCGGAGCGACCGCGGCCCCGCTGGCCGACAACTACGCCGTCACGGAGCGCTACGAGACGGCCTACGAGCCCGTCGAGGACCGGTCGTTCGAACACGCGCTGGTCTTCCTCCCCACCCCCTACGGCGACTGGCTCAACCACCCCTTCCAGGCGCTCCGGAACGACCCCGGCTACGACGGCGACGCCGTCTACGCGCTCCGCGACCGGCAGTTCGCCGTCGTCGACGCCTTCCCGGACCGGACGCTGTACCGCTACACGTATCGCGGCCCCTGGGCACCGACGGCCGGTGCCACCGTCGAACCGCATCTCCAGGAGATCCGGCACGTCCGGGGAGAGAGCGTCTATCAGGACGTCGCCGCCGGCGTGCCCGACGGCGCGGAGCTGATCGCCGTCGAGATTGCCGCCAGCGGACAGCGCGACAGCACGACCGTCACCGCACCGTCGTCGTTCTCCGGGACGCTGACCGTCTCCAACGGCACCGCGACGCTCGCCGGCCCCGCGCTCGACGATTCCCTGTCCGTCCCCGTCGACGGCCGCGAGACGGTCGAGACGTCGATCTTCGTCGACTACGGGACCGGTGCCGGCTTCACCTACCGCCTCGAACACCCCGTCGACGCGGCCGGGGGCGCCGTCCGAGCGTTGACCCCCTACGCCGAGGTGTGTCGCGGCGCCGACCGCTGCGGCGGCGAATCCGCCTACGTCCCCGGCGCCCACCGCGACGGGATCCGCGTGAACGCCACGATCCACGACTGA
- a CDS encoding dolichyl-phosphate hexose transferase produces MHQQADQSDATGASDEYTFDDLSVVMGTYNEEEAIGTVLSDIDEVTDGRAEVVCVDGSSDRTPEIARDHGARVIEQEPQGYGVAVREALLAADRPVVVTTDCDDTYPMERLPDLLEEINDGADVVSGDRLYWGADAMPDVNRLGNRAFALLASALMGERVHDTTTGMRAYRREVIRKIRWTENTGLSAELLVRPLMREYDVREVPIEYRERAGETKLDPLSGGAAIAKSIVKVCLEEQLR; encoded by the coding sequence ATGCACCAGCAGGCCGACCAGTCGGACGCGACGGGCGCGTCGGACGAGTACACGTTCGACGACCTGTCGGTCGTCATGGGTACGTACAACGAGGAGGAGGCCATCGGAACCGTTCTCTCGGACATCGACGAGGTCACGGACGGCCGGGCCGAGGTCGTCTGCGTCGACGGCTCCAGCGACCGGACGCCGGAGATCGCGCGCGACCACGGGGCCCGGGTCATCGAGCAGGAACCCCAGGGGTACGGCGTGGCCGTCCGCGAGGCGCTGCTCGCCGCCGATCGCCCCGTCGTCGTCACGACCGACTGCGACGACACCTATCCGATGGAGCGCCTACCGGACCTCCTCGAGGAGATCAACGACGGGGCCGACGTCGTCAGCGGGGACCGCCTCTACTGGGGGGCGGACGCCATGCCCGACGTCAACCGTCTGGGCAACCGGGCGTTCGCACTGCTCGCGAGCGCCCTGATGGGCGAGCGCGTCCACGACACGACAACCGGCATGCGCGCGTACAGGCGCGAGGTGATCCGGAAGATCCGATGGACGGAGAACACCGGACTCTCCGCCGAACTGCTCGTCCGCCCCCTCATGCGGGAGTACGACGTGCGTGAGGTCCCCATCGAGTACCGCGAGCGCGCCGGAGAGACGAAACTCGACCCGCTCTCCGGAGGCGCGGCCATCGCGAAGTCCATCGTGAAGGTCTGCCTGGAAGAGCAGCTCAGATAG